Proteins found in one Paenibacillus borealis genomic segment:
- a CDS encoding quinone-dependent dihydroorotate dehydrogenase translates to MLYRHFGKPIFFKMDPETAHHLVIGGLNKANLVPGGSAAMRLMYGVPETADLAVDLFGVHFPTPVGLAAGLDKNAEAVGGFSSIGFGFMEVGTVTPVGQPGNDSPRLFRLLPDKALINRMGFNNEGAAAMAERLKGMKKRRIPVAVNIGRNKATPNELAHEDYRQCIRTLYPYGDFFVVNISSPNTPDLRSLQHGSELSNLLSQVKEEMGLQREKTGEAKGLLVKIAPDVSDAELEYMVHTITEAGMDGVIATNTTLVRDGLKSDKAGETGGLSGQPLRDRSTEIIRRIYSQTGGKLPIIGSGGIFTAQDAYDKIRAGASLVEIYTALIYEGPEVNRKVHAGLRQLLRRDGFRQILEAVGADHH, encoded by the coding sequence GTGCTGTATCGACATTTTGGCAAACCAATTTTCTTTAAAATGGACCCGGAGACGGCGCACCATCTCGTCATAGGCGGACTAAATAAAGCGAATTTAGTTCCGGGCGGAAGTGCGGCGATGCGCCTCATGTACGGTGTTCCTGAGACGGCTGACCTGGCAGTAGATCTGTTTGGCGTGCATTTCCCCACACCGGTAGGCTTAGCGGCGGGACTGGATAAGAATGCCGAAGCGGTTGGCGGCTTTTCTTCGATCGGCTTCGGATTTATGGAAGTGGGTACGGTAACCCCGGTGGGACAGCCGGGCAATGACAGCCCGCGGTTATTCCGCCTGTTGCCGGACAAGGCGCTTATCAACCGGATGGGCTTCAACAATGAAGGCGCAGCGGCAATGGCTGAGCGTCTGAAGGGGATGAAGAAGCGCAGGATTCCGGTTGCGGTCAATATCGGGCGCAACAAGGCCACCCCGAATGAATTAGCGCATGAGGATTACCGCCAGTGTATCCGTACGCTATATCCGTACGGTGATTTTTTTGTGGTCAATATCAGTTCGCCGAATACGCCGGATCTGCGGAGTCTCCAGCATGGCAGTGAGCTCTCGAATCTGCTTAGCCAGGTGAAGGAAGAGATGGGGCTGCAGCGGGAGAAGACCGGAGAAGCTAAAGGGCTGCTGGTGAAGATTGCTCCCGACGTCAGCGACGCAGAGCTGGAATATATGGTACATACAATCACAGAGGCTGGAATGGACGGCGTGATTGCCACCAATACGACACTCGTCCGTGACGGGCTGAAGAGTGATAAAGCCGGTGAAACGGGAGGACTCAGCGGCCAGCCGCTGCGTGACCGGTCTACAGAAATTATCCGTAGAATCTATAGCCAGACCGGCGGCAAGCTGCCGATTATCGGATCGGGCGGTATTTTTACAGCCCAGGATGCTTATGACAAAATCCGGGCAGGCGCAAGCCTGGTCGAAATTTATACAGCACTCATCTATGAAGGGCCGGAGGTTAACCGCAAAGTGCATGCCGGATTACGGCAGCTGCTGCGGCGGGACGGTTTCCGTCAAATCCTAGAAGCGGTGGGCGCTGATCATCACTGA
- a CDS encoding GTP pyrophosphokinase → MDVRDWGTFLLPYEQTVEELKVKFKTMRSELKKREEYTPIEFVTGRVKRLSSILEKAKRLNVKMEDLETGIEDIAGIRIMCQFVEDIRRVAEYIRARKDLEVLYEKDYITNYKESGYRSFHMIIRYPVQTALGQKIVLAEIQIRTLAMNFWATIEHSLNYKYRESLPDEMRVRLKTAAEAASILDSEMSSIREEILEAQKTFEENSNTTTQLLKAIHQLYFYHLVNEAIESQERFNAIWQAQDMDAMRELLDHVRALLSNAKKGSEPDGL, encoded by the coding sequence ATGGACGTCAGGGACTGGGGAACTTTTCTACTTCCATATGAACAGACTGTGGAGGAATTGAAAGTTAAATTTAAGACAATGCGCTCGGAACTCAAGAAAAGAGAAGAATATACACCGATTGAGTTCGTAACCGGACGTGTAAAACGGCTGTCGAGCATACTCGAAAAGGCCAAACGGTTAAATGTGAAGATGGAGGATCTGGAAACGGGCATTGAGGATATCGCCGGCATTCGCATTATGTGCCAATTCGTCGAGGATATCCGCAGAGTGGCGGAATACATCCGCGCCCGCAAGGACCTTGAAGTGTTATATGAGAAGGATTACATCACCAACTACAAGGAAAGCGGATACCGCAGCTTCCATATGATCATAAGATACCCGGTACAGACTGCACTTGGACAAAAGATTGTACTGGCCGAAATCCAGATCCGCACGCTGGCGATGAATTTCTGGGCAACCATTGAGCATTCGCTGAATTATAAATACCGCGAGAGCCTGCCGGATGAAATGCGCGTCCGACTGAAGACGGCAGCTGAAGCCGCATCGATTCTGGATAGTGAGATGTCAAGTATCCGTGAAGAAATTCTGGAAGCCCAGAAGACATTTGAAGAGAACTCTAATACAACGACTCAACTGCTGAAAGCGATCCATCAGCTGTATTTCTATCACCTTGTGAATGAAGCGATTGAGAGCCAGGAGCGGTTCAATGCCATCTGGCAGGCACAGGATATGGATGCAATGCGGGAACTTCTGGATCATGTGCGGGCGCTGCTCTCGAATGCCAAGAAGGGCAGCGAGCCGGATGGCCTATGA
- a CDS encoding DUF309 domain-containing protein, whose protein sequence is MPRRAASRMAYEPLYLAYLIYFNRDRDYFECHEVLEELWLEQQRDPLYKALLQVAVGLYHFRNANVRGGLIMMKHSYEVLSGYPAVTLGIDLEKLVREVGEYAARLETYEEQPFPYYDLTITIVDPRLEEEAEIAAGSIQPHIPQRRGPQRPDRPRNRAERP, encoded by the coding sequence ATGCCAAGAAGGGCAGCGAGCCGGATGGCCTATGAGCCGTTGTATCTGGCATACCTGATCTACTTCAACAGGGACAGGGATTATTTCGAATGCCATGAAGTGCTTGAGGAGCTATGGCTGGAACAGCAGCGTGACCCGCTCTACAAAGCTTTGCTGCAGGTGGCAGTCGGGCTGTATCATTTCCGGAACGCCAACGTGCGCGGCGGACTGATCATGATGAAACACTCCTATGAGGTACTAAGCGGATATCCGGCGGTAACGCTGGGTATTGATCTGGAGAAGCTGGTTCGTGAGGTGGGAGAGTATGCCGCCCGGCTTGAAACTTATGAAGAGCAGCCGTTCCCCTACTATGATCTGACGATCACTATCGTTGACCCCAGGCTGGAGGAAGAGGCGGAGATTGCTGCAGGTTCCATTCAGCCGCATATTCCCCAGCGCCGCGGTCCGCAGCGGCCGGACAGACCCAGGAACAGAGCAGAAAGACCATAG
- a CDS encoding RsmB/NOP family class I SAM-dependent RNA methyltransferase, with protein MAAQLPGLFMERMKELLGPEYELFVDTYKQSPYGGIRANTLKITVDELRGRSPFGLEPIPWCPTGFYTGEGARPGKHPYYHAGLYYIQEPSAMAPVELLGVQPGDRVLDLCAAPGGKSTQIAAKLQGEGLLVTNDLHPERTKALAKNLELYGVRNGIVLNESPERIAAAFPGFFDRILIDAPCSGEGMFRKDEDMVKQWEPETPAKYAGMQREILAAAAAALKPGGTVVYSTCTFALEENEEMIEEFLSGHPQFSLVPVGGSGPFAAGLGPLPGAARLWPHKVKGEGHFMAVLQHDGSESLDSDGEAAAEAKADLQEAALTISSRNRDARSASPAKASAGRAESGRGGKGGRGSGKAGASAGRQAQGTGEEVSLAVYADFIQELLGTMPAGYPIWFGDHLYISPLPREALDGLKTIRPGWYVGHMKSGRFIPGHPLATALRPAESSRSVSLSTESGEAVSYLKGETLSIPEERLSIKAGHASKGYTLVCIDGFSAGWGKWQDGMLKNEYPAGWRWT; from the coding sequence ATGGCGGCACAACTGCCCGGGCTTTTCATGGAGCGCATGAAAGAATTGCTGGGACCCGAATACGAACTATTTGTAGATACATATAAGCAGTCACCCTACGGGGGAATCCGCGCCAATACGCTGAAAATTACAGTGGACGAGCTACGCGGGCGGTCCCCCTTCGGGCTAGAGCCTATTCCCTGGTGTCCCACCGGATTCTATACCGGAGAGGGTGCCAGACCCGGTAAACATCCGTATTATCATGCCGGGTTATACTATATCCAGGAGCCGAGTGCCATGGCCCCGGTCGAACTGCTTGGCGTTCAGCCGGGTGACCGGGTACTGGATCTATGCGCTGCACCGGGCGGCAAGTCCACACAGATTGCTGCCAAGCTGCAGGGCGAAGGCCTGCTGGTCACTAACGACCTGCATCCGGAACGGACGAAGGCACTCGCCAAGAATCTGGAGCTGTACGGGGTTCGTAATGGAATTGTACTGAACGAGAGTCCGGAGCGGATCGCTGCGGCATTCCCCGGCTTCTTCGACCGTATTCTGATCGATGCGCCGTGTTCGGGTGAAGGCATGTTCCGCAAGGACGAGGATATGGTTAAGCAGTGGGAACCGGAAACTCCGGCCAAATATGCCGGCATGCAGCGGGAGATCCTTGCGGCGGCAGCAGCGGCGCTGAAGCCGGGCGGAACGGTCGTGTACTCGACATGCACCTTCGCCTTGGAAGAGAACGAAGAGATGATTGAAGAATTCTTATCCGGTCATCCGCAGTTCTCACTGGTACCGGTGGGCGGCAGCGGTCCTTTTGCTGCCGGATTAGGCCCATTGCCGGGTGCTGCGCGGCTGTGGCCGCACAAGGTCAAGGGCGAAGGCCATTTCATGGCTGTGCTGCAGCATGACGGAAGTGAAAGCCTTGACTCGGATGGAGAAGCAGCTGCAGAGGCTAAGGCAGATCTCCAAGAGGCAGCTTTGACTATTTCTTCGCGTAACCGGGATGCCAGGTCTGCTTCTCCTGCCAAAGCTTCAGCCGGCAGAGCAGAGAGCGGGCGTGGTGGCAAAGGCGGACGCGGATCCGGCAAAGCCGGAGCTTCTGCCGGACGGCAGGCTCAGGGAACCGGTGAAGAGGTTTCGCTTGCGGTGTATGCTGATTTCATTCAGGAGCTGCTAGGGACAATGCCCGCCGGATATCCGATATGGTTCGGAGATCACTTGTATATCTCGCCGCTGCCGCGTGAAGCGCTGGACGGACTGAAGACGATCCGGCCCGGCTGGTATGTCGGCCATATGAAGAGCGGCCGGTTTATCCCCGGCCATCCACTCGCTACAGCCCTGCGTCCTGCGGAAAGCAGCCGCAGTGTATCGCTGTCCACTGAAAGCGGCGAAGCCGTCTCCTACCTGAAGGGGGAGACCTTGTCGATTCCCGAGGAGCGATTGTCCATTAAGGCCGGACATGCCTCCAAGGGGTATACGCTCGTCTGCATCGACGGCTTCAGCGCTGGCTGGGGTAAATGGCAGGATGGTATGCTGAAGAACGAATATCCCGCAGGCTGGAGGTGGACATAG
- a CDS encoding pseudouridine synthase, whose product MSGAGNTNKKQRIDKILSHMGIGSRSDIRKQAKQGLITVNGAVVKDSGFHVDSAQDVIEVGGEPVLYREFIYLMMNKPPGVLSATEDKRDRTVLDLLKAEQALFEPFPVGRLDKDTVGLLLLTNDGKLAHELLSPRKHVPKTYEATVEGEVDAADVAAFAAGVELEDGYVTLPASLRILSRERGSRVLSYISLTITEGKFHQVKRMFVAVGKKVVFLKRVSMGDLKLDESLPQGACRELTAEELELLRRGGAEE is encoded by the coding sequence ATGAGTGGAGCTGGAAATACAAATAAGAAGCAGCGGATCGATAAAATATTATCCCACATGGGCATTGGCTCACGCAGCGATATCCGCAAGCAGGCCAAGCAGGGGCTGATTACGGTGAACGGTGCTGTCGTCAAAGACAGCGGGTTCCATGTAGACTCGGCGCAGGACGTAATCGAAGTTGGCGGTGAGCCGGTTCTCTACCGGGAGTTCATCTATCTGATGATGAATAAACCGCCGGGCGTCCTGTCCGCAACTGAGGATAAACGCGACCGGACGGTACTGGATCTGCTTAAAGCGGAGCAGGCGCTGTTCGAGCCGTTCCCGGTGGGACGGCTGGATAAGGACACGGTAGGCCTCTTGCTGCTTACGAACGACGGCAAGCTGGCTCATGAGCTGCTGTCCCCGCGCAAGCATGTACCCAAAACCTACGAGGCAACGGTCGAAGGTGAGGTCGATGCGGCGGACGTGGCCGCTTTTGCAGCAGGAGTGGAGCTGGAGGATGGGTATGTGACGCTGCCGGCAAGCTTAAGGATTCTGAGCAGAGAAAGAGGCAGCCGGGTGCTGTCATATATCTCCCTCACGATCACGGAAGGCAAATTCCATCAGGTGAAGCGGATGTTCGTGGCGGTGGGGAAGAAGGTCGTCTTCCTGAAGCGCGTATCAATGGGTGATTTGAAGCTGGACGAGAGCCTGCCGCAGGGAGCCTGCCGGGAGCTGACAGCTGAAGAGCTGGAGCTGCTGCGCCGGGGCGGGGCGGAGGAATAA
- a CDS encoding Cof-type HAD-IIB family hydrolase, whose product MKYKLIALDVDGTLLDDDHHLSDENKEAIAEVTRQGGQIVLCTGRSPQNSIPFMEEMGLSGYVLGHNGAATVRVKDRKVLHQYGMDARGLDPYIAYCRERDIHFDVNTAFDMYVDNVENLTQEANFMYEHFRIMPASLPAWEDFREPIVKFTVFTQPDILDEAQREWATWGEQYNILRSGEFFVDFMHPEASKGNALKNLAAELGIPQEQVLSIGNYYNDISMLTYAGLGVAMDNSPVEVKAAANAVTGTNNENGVRDALVKYCLS is encoded by the coding sequence ATGAAATACAAGCTGATAGCACTTGATGTGGACGGAACGCTGCTGGATGATGATCATCACTTGAGTGACGAGAATAAAGAGGCCATTGCCGAGGTTACCCGCCAGGGCGGCCAGATCGTATTGTGCACTGGACGAAGCCCGCAGAATTCGATTCCATTCATGGAAGAGATGGGCTTGTCCGGGTATGTGCTTGGCCATAATGGAGCGGCAACCGTTAGAGTGAAGGACCGCAAGGTACTGCATCAATACGGAATGGACGCCCGGGGGCTTGACCCCTATATAGCGTATTGCCGTGAACGTGATATCCATTTTGACGTCAACACCGCATTTGATATGTATGTCGACAACGTGGAGAATCTGACCCAGGAAGCCAATTTCATGTATGAGCATTTCCGGATTATGCCTGCATCGCTGCCGGCCTGGGAGGATTTCCGCGAACCGATTGTGAAATTTACCGTGTTCACGCAGCCGGACATTCTGGATGAAGCGCAGCGGGAATGGGCTACCTGGGGAGAGCAGTACAATATTCTGCGCAGCGGAGAATTCTTCGTGGACTTTATGCACCCGGAAGCCTCCAAAGGCAATGCCCTGAAGAATCTGGCCGCAGAGCTGGGCATCCCTCAGGAGCAGGTCCTGTCGATCGGCAATTATTATAATGATATCTCAATGCTGACATACGCCGGCCTGGGTGTTGCGATGGATAATTCTCCGGTTGAGGTCAAAGCGGCAGCGAATGCTGTCACCGGAACTAATAATGAGAATGGTGTGCGCGATGCGCTGGTGAAGTATTGCCTGTCTTAA
- a CDS encoding YjcZ family sporulation protein — translation MGAVVPGFTSTGAILVLFILLVIISRSLFV, via the coding sequence ATGGGTGCAGTAGTTCCAGGGTTCACATCGACCGGTGCGATTTTGGTGCTCTTCATATTGCTCGTAATCATTTCCCGTTCGTTGTTTGTCTAA
- a CDS encoding RsmB/NOP family class I SAM-dependent RNA methyltransferase yields the protein MNEERLPAAYTADIREMLGETADAFLESYHARRTQGLRFNGLKSISDPGRIAAEQAISQFSLSPVPWCPAGFYYEEPARPGRHPYHTAGLYYIQEPSAMSAAELLGPLPGETVLDLAAAPGGKTTHIAALMQGQGLLISNEIHPERAKILAENVERLGIANALVTSATPGELAKRFPEVFDRIMLDAPCSGEGMFRKDPAAISEWSPKHVEMCAARQWDILQDAYLMLKPGGSMAYSTCTFNRKENEETMERFVRSYPDMELIVMKRLWPHLEKGEGHFVALLRKAVSEEDTESVQRQGRAKRGDRSKNGPKVSSSLRDAYQQFITWSSEELPGFAGDGVPLLFGESLYLLPETFNERLHSGILDGLKVPRAGLHIAHLKKNRIEPAHALAMALRPDQAARNYNMPAGGPEIQAWLRGESLPVPASLHGWTLVSVDGLSVGWGKASSGQLKNHLPKGLRILKAHNDEV from the coding sequence ATGAATGAAGAACGGCTGCCTGCCGCTTACACCGCTGACATTAGAGAGATGCTGGGGGAGACGGCAGACGCTTTTCTGGAGAGCTATCATGCACGGCGGACCCAGGGTCTGCGGTTCAATGGTTTAAAAAGCATTTCAGATCCGGGCCGCATCGCGGCGGAGCAGGCAATATCCCAATTCAGCCTGTCGCCGGTGCCTTGGTGTCCAGCAGGGTTTTATTATGAAGAGCCGGCACGGCCGGGGAGACATCCTTATCATACCGCCGGACTATATTATATTCAGGAACCCTCGGCAATGTCCGCAGCTGAGCTGCTTGGACCGCTTCCCGGGGAGACAGTGCTCGATCTTGCTGCCGCTCCCGGCGGTAAAACCACCCATATTGCCGCGCTGATGCAAGGACAAGGCTTGCTTATATCCAATGAAATCCACCCGGAACGGGCCAAAATACTGGCTGAAAACGTAGAGCGGCTGGGGATAGCTAATGCGCTTGTCACCTCGGCAACCCCGGGGGAACTCGCCAAGCGTTTCCCTGAAGTCTTTGACCGGATTATGCTCGATGCGCCTTGCTCCGGTGAAGGGATGTTCCGCAAAGACCCTGCTGCCATCAGCGAATGGTCGCCGAAGCATGTGGAGATGTGTGCGGCCAGACAGTGGGATATTCTGCAGGATGCCTACCTGATGCTGAAGCCGGGCGGCAGTATGGCCTATTCGACCTGTACCTTTAACCGCAAAGAAAACGAGGAAACGATGGAACGCTTTGTACGGAGCTATCCTGATATGGAGCTGATCGTTATGAAACGGCTGTGGCCTCATTTGGAGAAAGGCGAAGGGCATTTCGTAGCTCTGCTGCGCAAGGCAGTCTCAGAGGAAGATACTGAATCTGTACAGCGTCAGGGCCGCGCTAAACGCGGGGACCGCAGCAAAAATGGCCCGAAAGTCAGCTCCTCTCTCCGGGATGCCTACCAGCAGTTTATAACCTGGTCTTCGGAAGAGCTGCCCGGATTTGCTGGAGACGGCGTGCCGCTTCTCTTCGGTGAATCTCTGTATTTGCTGCCGGAAACGTTTAATGAACGGCTGCACAGCGGCATACTCGACGGCCTCAAGGTTCCGCGTGCCGGACTGCATATTGCCCACTTGAAGAAAAACCGGATTGAACCCGCCCACGCTCTGGCCATGGCGCTGAGACCGGATCAGGCGGCGCGTAACTATAATATGCCTGCCGGGGGTCCGGAAATTCAGGCCTGGCTGCGTGGAGAGAGTCTTCCTGTTCCGGCAAGCCTGCATGGCTGGACGCTGGTAAGCGTGGATGGCTTGTCTGTAGGCTGGGGCAAAGCCAGCTCCGGCCAGCTGAAGAATCACCTGCCCAAGGGCCTGAGGATTCTGAAAGCCCATAATGATGAAGTTTAG
- a CDS encoding glycosyltransferase family 4 protein produces the protein MNLLQALFFPPEQPGGVSSMIPYLQERFRSSRWEMDLFWLPKRIRGKGREEIVFETFDWTQYGESPVVQKYIQTYRDYIWWTKLRMSKSYDLIHAHHPIAGLAMKRIYPEIPLIQTLHSSYERELILNGAIREGGLEHQFLVSIYRELEHVSDRLMTVSRAFAEYLTPYIDHPASIGVIPNGFDEKRFKPVPHDNDIPQLVTVTRLVPAKGIDTLFKACAELKKRGHEYVLHIIGDGPSRAELERLAQDLGIYNETIFYGYTLHPEEFMPFFDIFVLPSRAEAFGSVFAEAALSCLALVGTNVGGIPEQIEDGVNGLLVNPDDELGLADALEKVISDPGYRYELSRSAWDKAKSLYSLTRVANELKKTYLQYQPGLKG, from the coding sequence ATGAACTTGCTGCAAGCGCTATTCTTCCCGCCGGAGCAGCCCGGTGGTGTATCTTCTATGATCCCTTATCTGCAGGAACGCTTCCGGTCCAGCCGCTGGGAGATGGATTTGTTCTGGCTGCCCAAACGGATCCGGGGCAAGGGACGCGAAGAGATTGTCTTTGAAACCTTTGACTGGACACAGTACGGCGAAAGTCCGGTTGTGCAAAAATATATCCAAACCTACCGCGATTATATTTGGTGGACGAAGCTGCGGATGAGCAAAAGCTATGATCTGATTCATGCCCATCACCCGATTGCAGGACTGGCGATGAAAAGAATATATCCGGAAATTCCTTTAATTCAGACGCTGCACTCCAGCTATGAGCGCGAGCTGATTCTGAACGGAGCCATCCGGGAGGGCGGCCTGGAGCATCAGTTCCTGGTCTCGATTTACCGGGAGCTGGAGCATGTCAGCGATAGGCTGATGACGGTTTCACGCGCTTTTGCCGAATATTTGACTCCATATATTGATCATCCTGCGAGCATAGGTGTCATTCCTAACGGGTTCGACGAGAAGAGATTTAAGCCTGTGCCGCATGACAATGATATTCCGCAGCTGGTCACTGTTACCCGTCTGGTACCGGCCAAAGGAATAGATACACTGTTCAAGGCTTGTGCCGAGCTTAAAAAACGGGGCCATGAATATGTGCTGCATATTATCGGGGACGGACCGAGCCGGGCGGAGCTGGAGCGGCTGGCGCAGGATTTGGGAATTTATAATGAAACGATCTTTTACGGCTATACACTGCATCCGGAGGAATTCATGCCGTTCTTTGATATTTTTGTCCTCCCTTCGCGGGCGGAAGCGTTCGGATCAGTATTTGCGGAAGCCGCACTCAGCTGTCTGGCGCTCGTCGGAACGAATGTGGGCGGGATTCCCGAGCAGATCGAAGACGGTGTAAACGGGCTGCTGGTGAATCCGGATGATGAGCTGGGACTGGCGGATGCCCTTGAGAAAGTGATCAGTGATCCCGGCTACCGTTATGAGCTGTCACGTTCGGCCTGGGATAAAGCCAAAAGCCTCTATTCCCTGACCCGGGTAGCCAATGAACTGAAGAAGACTTACCTGCAGTATCAGCCTGGATTGAAGGGGTGA
- a CDS encoding metallophosphoesterase family protein encodes MIPFRFLHAADLHLDSRFAGLAHLPQAIRSYLRESTFAALGRLVGVAIEQRTDFVVISGDVYDVSDASLQGQLRFREALEELGRHGIQVFLIHGNHDPLDGPRLAAAPPDHVTVFGGSEPEQAVARRREDGREVAVISGISYPTAKVTENTALRFNRQPGSSLFHIGLLHGNVDGDLQHETYSPCSRKDLIGRGYDYWALGHIHKRSILHDRPPIVYPGNIQGRSIKETGPKGCYTVRVDAEGTASLTFHELDSVRWQVREIPIDGLADEAEWTRAVENAVEDIREETPQLMSVVRFRLTGRGAIHKILTEKGAADDLLSELQRRETVRAERKEYAGLVWTEGFSIETGLAVDRGRLLLEDSFLGEMLRLAGRSGGNDQELEELISTALKPLMENQELRKLLMSTGSEEKREWLSSAAELGIVLLSGVEEQAGVLLNPAEGVVGQSAGGGGSFGEREDAGGSARRETTPEWDGSREAAERSGRQERGNAE; translated from the coding sequence ATGATTCCTTTTCGATTCCTGCATGCTGCAGATCTGCATCTGGACAGCCGGTTTGCCGGCCTTGCCCATCTTCCGCAGGCCATACGCTCCTATCTCCGGGAGTCCACCTTCGCCGCCCTCGGGCGGCTTGTTGGCGTAGCCATAGAGCAAAGGACGGATTTCGTTGTGATCAGCGGGGATGTCTATGATGTCTCCGATGCTTCTCTTCAGGGTCAGCTCCGGTTCCGGGAAGCGCTGGAGGAACTCGGGAGGCACGGAATTCAGGTGTTCCTGATTCACGGGAATCATGATCCGCTGGACGGGCCGCGTCTGGCAGCGGCACCGCCTGATCACGTTACGGTATTCGGCGGCAGTGAGCCGGAACAGGCCGTCGCCCGCCGCAGAGAGGATGGCCGGGAGGTAGCTGTGATCAGCGGAATCTCCTATCCGACTGCCAAAGTGACAGAGAATACGGCGCTGCGCTTTAACCGTCAGCCGGGCAGCAGCCTGTTCCATATTGGCCTGCTGCATGGCAATGTGGACGGGGATCTCCAGCATGAGACATACTCTCCGTGCAGCCGCAAGGATCTGATCGGCAGGGGCTATGACTATTGGGCGCTGGGGCATATTCATAAACGCAGTATTCTGCATGATCGTCCGCCGATTGTCTATCCGGGAAATATTCAGGGACGGAGCATCAAGGAAACCGGCCCTAAAGGCTGCTATACCGTCCGCGTGGATGCAGAAGGTACAGCATCACTGACCTTCCATGAACTGGACAGTGTGCGCTGGCAGGTCCGTGAGATTCCCATTGATGGTCTGGCGGATGAGGCAGAGTGGACACGGGCCGTTGAGAATGCGGTTGAAGATATCCGGGAAGAAACACCGCAGCTGATGTCTGTGGTAAGATTCCGCCTGACCGGGCGGGGAGCTATACATAAGATACTGACGGAGAAGGGGGCGGCAGATGATCTGCTCTCTGAGCTGCAGCGGCGGGAAACGGTCCGTGCGGAGCGTAAGGAGTATGCGGGTCTCGTATGGACCGAGGGCTTCTCTATTGAAACGGGACTGGCAGTCGACCGCGGCCGCCTGCTGCTGGAGGACAGCTTCCTCGGCGAAATGCTGCGGCTTGCCGGGCGGAGCGGCGGGAACGACCAGGAGCTGGAGGAGCTGATCTCCACTGCACTAAAGCCGCTAATGGAGAATCAGGAGCTGCGCAAGCTGCTCATGTCCACAGGGAGCGAAGAGAAGCGGGAGTGGCTGAGCAGTGCTGCGGAGCTGGGCATTGTGCTGCTCAGCGGAGTGGAGGAGCAGGCCGGTGTGCTGCTGAATCCTGCGGAGGGAGTAGTGGGCCAATCCGCCGGAGGCGGTGGATCATTCGGTGAAAGAGAAGATGCAGGCGGTTCAGCGCGGAGAGAGACGACACCGGAATGGGATGGCAGCAGGGAAGCGGCAGAGCGGAGTGGACGGCAGGAGCGGGGGAATGCAGAATGA